A DNA window from Leptospira weilii contains the following coding sequences:
- a CDS encoding ClpXP protease specificity-enhancing factor SspB, translated as MDNQYLKEEILALRKFKRSLFDLYWEGFGTFYLHALPHRQLVIGKRGLVGDEKEVGIILVFGPKGGVRNLDAGEEWIYAELQFGYTWEEVFVPWDCIFRYFDRTQTTLMNMKVFASEQAQEAFQGLSSGEKTTSTEKKEGDVKGDQSNVIQVNFGSKSKQ; from the coding sequence ATGGATAATCAATATCTGAAAGAAGAAATCCTGGCCCTCAGAAAATTCAAACGTTCTTTGTTCGATCTTTACTGGGAAGGATTCGGAACCTTCTACCTGCACGCCTTACCCCATCGTCAATTGGTTATCGGCAAACGCGGATTAGTCGGAGATGAAAAGGAAGTCGGAATCATTCTCGTATTCGGACCCAAAGGTGGGGTTCGTAATTTGGACGCGGGAGAAGAATGGATCTACGCCGAACTTCAGTTCGGTTATACTTGGGAAGAGGTTTTTGTTCCTTGGGACTGCATATTCCGTTATTTCGATAGAACTCAGACGACTTTGATGAATATGAAAGTGTTTGCGTCGGAACAAGCACAAGAAGCCTTTCAAGGACTTTCATCCGGAGAAAAAACAACTTCAACGGAAAAAAAAGAAGGTGATGTGAAAGGCGATCAGTCCAACGTGATTCAAGTGAATTTCGGGAGTAAATCGAAACAATGA
- a CDS encoding polysaccharide biosynthesis protein, giving the protein MLGQWNRRMWIFPLDLLFMGISYFLAHWIRFESFIFLASPERFFTSLIIVITVRAGVFILSDIYRSIWVYASIHDLVEIIKVTLLSSLISTTALLFYNRFEQLSRMVPVLDTLLLLSFLCIRSFSWRVFRDQYILKKSKEEGLPTLILGAGKIGATLLSEIRRHNELKLNPIGFLDDNIQKIGAHIQGVPILAKIDQAEQMINRFGVKQVIIAITNPDGKLISRLIRSFESTDVKFKILPSLGSLFFDSPKLNQLREVQVEDLLGRPVVDLEVESIRSYLKGKSILITGAGGSIGSELCRQVAVFEPSRILLLDSAETPLYEIEYELGKKLQGQNIELIPIVADIKNLSRVSSIFEKHSPEVVFHSAAYKHVPMMEINPTEAVMNNVLGTKNVADISRLSGVERFVLISTDKAVNPVNIMGASKRAAELYLQHISRETKTKFITVRFGNVLGSNGSVIPRFREQIANGGPVTVTHPDVIRYFMTIPEATQLVLQAGSMGECGEIFILEMGEPVKILNLAEEMIRLCGLRPHVDIPIQFTGLRPGEKLFEELLLDLEGIKKTHHPKIKIAAPLENQEVTTFVARFNELLAAGRINKDIFLAFKALVPEYKIHGDYLNEAVTGVSDQNLKNG; this is encoded by the coding sequence ATGCTCGGTCAGTGGAATCGAAGAATGTGGATCTTTCCTTTAGATCTGCTGTTCATGGGAATTTCCTATTTTTTGGCGCATTGGATTCGCTTTGAGTCTTTTATTTTTCTCGCGTCGCCGGAAAGATTTTTTACTTCTTTGATCATTGTCATTACCGTAAGAGCCGGTGTTTTCATTCTCTCCGATATCTACAGATCGATTTGGGTTTACGCTTCGATTCACGATCTTGTGGAAATTATCAAGGTCACACTACTCTCCTCGCTGATTTCAACCACGGCGCTCTTATTTTACAATCGTTTCGAACAACTTTCCAGAATGGTTCCCGTTTTGGACACGCTTCTTCTGCTCAGTTTTCTTTGTATTCGTAGTTTTTCCTGGAGAGTGTTTCGAGATCAGTACATTCTCAAAAAATCCAAGGAAGAAGGTCTTCCGACTTTGATTTTGGGAGCCGGAAAGATAGGTGCGACTTTGCTTTCGGAAATCCGAAGGCATAACGAACTCAAACTCAACCCGATCGGATTTTTGGATGATAACATACAGAAAATCGGAGCGCATATCCAAGGGGTTCCGATTCTGGCTAAAATCGATCAAGCCGAACAAATGATCAATCGTTTCGGAGTAAAACAAGTCATCATCGCAATCACCAATCCCGACGGAAAACTCATCAGTCGGTTGATTCGTTCTTTTGAGAGTACGGATGTGAAGTTTAAAATTCTTCCTTCTTTGGGTTCTTTGTTTTTTGATTCTCCCAAATTAAATCAGCTCAGAGAGGTGCAGGTGGAAGACCTTTTGGGTCGTCCGGTTGTGGATCTTGAAGTTGAGTCCATTCGTTCTTACTTAAAAGGGAAATCGATTTTGATTACAGGAGCGGGAGGTTCGATCGGAAGCGAACTTTGCCGACAGGTTGCCGTTTTCGAACCTTCTCGAATTCTTCTATTGGATTCTGCGGAAACGCCATTGTACGAAATCGAATACGAACTTGGAAAAAAATTACAAGGGCAAAATATAGAACTCATTCCGATCGTCGCGGATATCAAAAATCTTTCCAGAGTCAGTTCTATTTTTGAAAAACATTCTCCCGAAGTTGTATTTCACTCGGCCGCTTACAAACACGTTCCGATGATGGAAATCAATCCAACCGAAGCGGTAATGAATAATGTGTTGGGTACGAAAAACGTCGCCGATATTTCCAGACTTTCGGGCGTGGAGCGTTTTGTGTTAATCTCCACGGATAAGGCGGTCAATCCTGTGAACATCATGGGCGCTTCCAAACGTGCGGCGGAATTGTATTTGCAACATATCTCCCGAGAAACAAAAACCAAGTTTATTACGGTTCGATTCGGAAACGTTCTCGGCTCCAACGGGTCGGTGATTCCAAGGTTCCGGGAGCAAATCGCAAACGGCGGTCCGGTTACCGTCACGCATCCCGACGTAATCCGTTATTTTATGACAATTCCGGAAGCGACTCAGTTAGTTCTCCAGGCTGGAAGTATGGGAGAATGCGGAGAGATCTTTATCCTTGAGATGGGAGAGCCGGTAAAAATTCTCAACTTAGCGGAAGAGATGATTCGTCTCTGCGGTCTTAGACCTCACGTAGATATACCGATTCAGTTTACCGGACTCAGACCGGGAGAAAAATTATTCGAAGAGCTTCTTTTGGATCTGGAGGGAATTAAAAAAACCCATCATCCTAAGATTAAAATCGCCGCTCCCTTGGAAAATCAGGAAGTGACCACGTTTGTTGCAAGATTTAACGAACTTTTGGCCGCAGGAAGGATTAACAAGGATATCTTTCTCGCTTTTAAGGCTCTGGTTCCGGAATACAAGATTCACGGAGATTATTTGAACGAAGCCGTCACGGGAGTTTCCGATCAAAATTTGAAGAATGGATAA
- a CDS encoding IS5 family transposase (programmed frameshift) gives MDKYYSEIPEGLWKQIASLIPKEKSKPKGGRNRVPTRVVMAGIIYRMKTGCQWRAIPNDFGSGQTCHRRFQEWERAGVFKKIYKSILKYYDVKNKIAWDWASMDSAMVKAPKGGVLTGKNPTDRAKLGVKRHILTDGNGIPLAITLSGANVHDKHNVKDTLNSILVFSGRKRKKPKHLCLDKGYDFKDIEALIKRRNIRLHIRKKGEKPLIGKYKGKPRRWVVERTNSWHNRFRAILIRWERKAENYLASLYLASSIIVFNFFNR, from the exons ATGGACAAATATTATTCAGAGATTCCCGAGGGACTTTGGAAACAAATAGCCTCTTTGATCCCAAAAGAGAAGTCAAAGCCGAAAGGTGGTCGCAATCGCGTTCCAACAAGAGTCGTAATGGCAGGTATCATCTATCGAATGAAAACAGGCTGTCAGTGGCGTGCAATTCCGAATGACTTTGGATCGGGTCAAACTTGTCACAGAAGATTTCAAGAATGGGAACGAGCGGGAGTATTCAAAAAGATTTATAAATCTATTTTAAAATATTATGATGTGAAGAATAAGATAGCTTGGGATTGGGCCTCGATGGATTCCGCAATGGTCAAGGCTCCCAAAGGGGGAGTTT TAACCGGGAAAAATCCTACAGACCGTGCCAAATTGGGAGTTAAACGGCATATTCTTACGGATGGAAACGGAATTCCATTGGCAATTACGTTGAGTGGAGCGAACGTTCATGATAAACACAATGTAAAAGATACATTGAATTCCATCTTGGTTTTTTCCGGAAGAAAAAGAAAAAAACCAAAACACCTTTGTTTAGATAAAGGTTATGACTTCAAAGATATAGAAGCATTGATCAAAAGAAGAAACATTCGACTTCATATTCGGAAAAAAGGTGAAAAACCTCTCATTGGTAAATACAAAGGAAAACCTAGACGTTGGGTCGTTGAAAGAACAAATAGTTGGCATAATCGATTCAGAGCTATTTTGATTCGCTGGGAAAGAAAAGCAGAAAACTATCTGGCTTCTCTTTATCTTGCAAGCTCAATCATTGTTTTTAACTTTTTTAATAGGTAG
- a CDS encoding FecR family protein, which yields MIRKALLFSFFLILLPQVVFADEEVAIVLFVTGKVQYFQAGKTEALKKNVILTKAAKVETGEGKADLQLGANSVIRLAPFTKIEISELFSDSSKNTSKVTLISGKLFANVQKSNKKEELEVNSASYTAGVRGTQFVVSEEKTRAPKNEDSDIPDGVFVNEGEVVVHSSSGGDLDLKTGEQATWNGKELLVEPLKEFMKEKMKIIQNFKTIKTENYEMLKNQKLKNKELLEHFPKS from the coding sequence ATGATTCGCAAAGCCTTACTTTTCAGTTTCTTCCTTATACTTCTACCTCAAGTTGTTTTTGCAGATGAAGAAGTTGCAATTGTACTTTTTGTAACCGGAAAGGTCCAGTATTTTCAAGCCGGTAAAACGGAAGCGCTTAAGAAAAACGTCATTCTTACGAAAGCAGCGAAGGTCGAAACCGGAGAAGGAAAAGCGGATTTACAATTGGGTGCAAATTCCGTGATACGACTCGCGCCATTTACAAAAATTGAGATCTCTGAACTCTTTTCCGACAGTTCCAAAAATACGTCAAAGGTTACTTTGATTTCCGGTAAACTATTTGCGAATGTTCAAAAATCCAATAAAAAGGAAGAATTGGAAGTGAACTCCGCATCTTATACTGCTGGGGTTCGTGGGACTCAATTTGTGGTCAGTGAAGAAAAAACCAGGGCCCCTAAAAATGAAGATTCCGATATTCCGGACGGAGTTTTTGTAAACGAAGGAGAAGTTGTCGTTCATTCTTCTTCCGGAGGGGATTTGGATCTTAAGACGGGGGAACAGGCTACTTGGAATGGCAAAGAGCTGTTAGTCGAACCACTCAAAGAGTTTATGAAAGAAAAGATGAAAATCATCCAAAATTTCAAGACGATTAAGACCGAAAACTATGAGATGCTTAAAAATCAGAAGTTGAAAAACAAAGAACTTCTGGAGCATTTTCCTAAATCATAA
- a CDS encoding HAMP domain-containing protein, whose translation MAMAQEDPGKKRIFSNYIVDRDFQFKFLLNYSLLIVLGLVLTLGFLYWLNYTKFDKGVVFRLRSDPIKIYQKGFEVQNGVEREKFVEREIFLPDYDHKLDMFTIQVNGILFLSGLFLGMTVIFTVIYSHKMAGPIYNIKNQLRKLAAGEEPARKIKIRKGDEFQELADLLNQVIERRINNRES comes from the coding sequence ATGGCAATGGCACAAGAAGACCCCGGTAAAAAAAGAATTTTTAGCAACTACATCGTAGACCGGGACTTTCAATTTAAATTTTTATTGAATTATTCCTTACTCATTGTTTTAGGCTTAGTTCTAACCTTAGGTTTTCTGTATTGGTTGAACTACACGAAGTTCGATAAGGGAGTCGTTTTTAGATTGAGAAGCGATCCCATCAAAATTTATCAAAAAGGTTTCGAAGTTCAAAACGGAGTAGAAAGGGAAAAGTTCGTGGAAAGGGAAATCTTTCTTCCGGATTACGATCACAAACTCGATATGTTTACGATCCAGGTAAACGGGATTCTGTTTTTATCCGGTTTGTTTTTAGGGATGACCGTTATTTTTACCGTGATCTATTCTCACAAGATGGCCGGTCCGATTTATAATATCAAAAACCAACTTAGAAAACTGGCTGCGGGTGAGGAACCGGCAAGGAAGATTAAAATTCGCAAAGGGGACGAATTTCAAGAACTCGCGGATCTTTTGAATCAGGTGATTGAAAGAAGAATTAATAACCGTGAAAGTTGA
- a CDS encoding FecR family protein, with protein sequence MEESGMKREEKIQEILFQGKRNDLSPSVEWLSKGLSDSWVEYFPKESDFESLYTRARSDSSKIFSFSNFTKNKLVLALSSAAIFLFAVTLGYYSILNDQPSLRVERGGVEISQVEGEAYLTSSDPKDRILLKPGVRIQEGQRVVTGSKAILNLKISDGIVVRVLSDSEVSFRMIDLSAHYKIEIDLEKGELLAHIHKNLKKEEFVVRSENISAEVRGTSFSFQNVPGEGTRVQVLEGRVAISTRSESRQTAPEGEQILEPNQGILVNQKGFVRSHLSDSEKNRLEVELERLPIENIPRDKNRSYSSKQELLTDFQRLEKVILTDGKEIEGVIVDMDENVMYVQTLEKEIAIQRELVSEVIQLY encoded by the coding sequence ATGGAAGAATCGGGAATGAAAAGGGAAGAAAAGATTCAAGAAATTCTATTTCAAGGAAAACGGAACGATCTAAGTCCTTCCGTAGAATGGCTGTCCAAGGGCTTGAGTGATTCTTGGGTAGAATATTTTCCCAAAGAATCGGATTTCGAGTCTCTCTATACGCGCGCACGTTCCGATTCCTCAAAAATATTTTCTTTCTCTAATTTTACGAAAAATAAACTTGTTTTAGCGCTTTCGTCAGCCGCGATTTTTCTTTTCGCAGTCACATTAGGATATTATTCTATTCTTAACGATCAACCCTCCCTTCGAGTCGAAAGGGGTGGAGTCGAAATTTCACAGGTGGAAGGGGAGGCTTATCTCACTTCTTCCGATCCCAAGGACAGGATCCTTTTAAAACCAGGAGTTAGAATTCAAGAAGGTCAAAGAGTGGTTACTGGTTCCAAGGCTATTCTGAATCTAAAAATATCCGACGGGATTGTAGTCAGAGTTCTTTCCGATTCTGAAGTTTCTTTTCGGATGATCGATCTTTCCGCGCATTACAAGATTGAAATAGATCTGGAGAAGGGAGAGTTATTGGCTCATATCCATAAAAATCTTAAGAAGGAAGAATTCGTCGTTCGTTCCGAAAATATAAGCGCGGAGGTTCGGGGGACAAGTTTCAGTTTTCAAAACGTTCCGGGAGAAGGAACTCGAGTACAGGTTTTGGAAGGGCGTGTTGCGATCAGTACCCGTTCGGAATCTCGACAAACGGCACCGGAAGGCGAGCAGATTTTGGAACCGAACCAAGGAATTTTAGTAAACCAAAAGGGTTTTGTCCGGAGCCATTTGAGCGATTCCGAAAAAAATCGTCTTGAGGTTGAACTCGAAAGATTGCCGATCGAAAACATTCCTCGGGATAAAAACCGTTCCTACTCCAGTAAACAGGAATTACTAACGGATTTTCAAAGATTGGAAAAAGTAATTTTAACCGACGGAAAGGAAATCGAGGGCGTTATCGTGGACATGGATGAAAACGTTATGTATGTTCAAACGCTTGAAAAAGAAATCGCCATTCAGAGAGAATTAGTTTCCGAAGTGATTCAACTTTACTAA
- a CDS encoding RNA polymerase sigma factor, whose product MDALYREYSGRIFDFLYKYSSGNPEVAMDLMQDTFLNFFRKYSDSDVDREQAIRLLYTIARNRSINYSRKFSTVKESGNSEMQDFQEQKLSFVRKAELKDLEERLLVCLDELEEDEKYALILRFMEDYSLATIAEIMNISVSTVSRLIVKGTAKVTEIAEKKNLKP is encoded by the coding sequence ATGGACGCTCTTTATCGAGAGTACAGCGGAAGGATCTTTGATTTCCTCTATAAATATAGTTCCGGGAATCCCGAGGTCGCGATGGATCTGATGCAGGATACGTTCCTAAATTTTTTTAGGAAATATTCGGATTCGGACGTCGATCGAGAACAAGCGATTCGTTTGCTTTATACGATTGCTCGAAACAGATCCATCAATTATTCTCGGAAGTTCTCCACGGTAAAAGAGAGCGGGAATTCTGAGATGCAGGACTTTCAGGAACAAAAGCTCTCTTTTGTCAGAAAGGCCGAACTTAAAGATTTAGAAGAACGGCTTTTGGTTTGTTTGGATGAACTCGAAGAGGACGAGAAATATGCTTTGATTCTTCGGTTTATGGAGGATTACAGTCTGGCGACTATTGCGGAGATTATGAACATATCGGTTTCTACCGTTTCTCGTTTAATTGTCAAAGGGACCGCAAAAGTGACCGAGATCGCAGAGAAAAAGAATTTGAAGCCCTGA
- a CDS encoding TIGR04454 family lipoprotein, producing the protein MKKALMIFLGALTVLSLTVACSGSKYSAEECAPIVDEMLTNLTAGQKPEDAASIATMKATLVPVLQKECMSGKFDLTCLKSAKSIPAIQACKK; encoded by the coding sequence ATGAAAAAAGCTCTCATGATTTTTCTAGGTGCTCTTACTGTTCTTTCGTTGACCGTAGCGTGTTCCGGTTCGAAATATTCGGCCGAAGAATGTGCTCCGATCGTGGACGAAATGTTGACCAATCTGACTGCGGGACAAAAGCCGGAAGATGCCGCGAGCATTGCGACAATGAAAGCAACTTTAGTGCCCGTATTACAAAAAGAATGTATGTCCGGAAAATTCGATCTTACTTGTCTTAAGTCCGCAAAAAGTATTCCTGCAATCCAGGCTTGTAAAAAATAA
- a CDS encoding glycoside hydrolase family 5 protein, whose product MEELFVKNGHFASKDGTIYQLRGVNLSGSAKLPSKPDGTTHFDQTLTFLNHRNVSFVGRPLEEDQASEHFDRLRKWGFNFLRFLITWEAIEHKGPGKYDTEYIDYVERMVSLASQKGFYLFIDPHQDVWSRFTGGDGAPGWTLEELGMDISKIQGSETAIVHHYQGRHYRRMSWPLNYQKYVCGTMFSLFFGGREFAPNTRIDGKNAQDFLQDHYIDSVLKIVRKLKKYKNVIGFDTLNEPSPGWIGKKNLGEFEGFGFGKVIKTSPFKEMYLSEGRAVSTEQAYMLGFWSLPWGKVRLNGGGVSLWKRGYQCVWRNHGVWDYDPNGAPMMLKPEYFHRKNGKKYEFYSHFMHPFIKKFKEAVQKTESRFHIFVESDPSRLELEWREASKKNYGSVVNATHWYDISVLMLKRYFPWFGVHVFKQKPVFGKQNIDRAYEETIRMIREMSEKKMGNCPTVIGETGIPMDINHRVAYHKKDYGILEQALDRVMKAVEKNFVHLALWNYTPDHTHSLGDRWNEEDLSIYSKDTPTSYDEDGGRAVRAFSRPYPIRTKGLPVALSFDMEKSLFKYFFQQEGNVLPETEIFIPEIHYKNGFEVLVNAGEYHYDSRTKVLKFKGEKGILHYGITIHPSKKSLFREQDRTKVVPNTQKRNIR is encoded by the coding sequence ATGGAAGAATTATTCGTTAAAAACGGACACTTCGCAAGTAAAGACGGAACGATCTATCAATTACGTGGAGTCAATCTTTCCGGCTCTGCGAAACTTCCCTCCAAACCCGACGGAACCACGCATTTTGATCAAACTCTCACATTCTTGAATCATAGAAACGTATCTTTTGTCGGAAGACCTTTGGAAGAGGATCAGGCTTCAGAACATTTCGATAGACTGAGGAAATGGGGATTCAATTTCTTGCGGTTTCTCATAACGTGGGAAGCGATTGAACACAAAGGCCCCGGAAAATACGATACCGAATACATAGACTATGTCGAAAGAATGGTTTCCCTTGCCAGTCAAAAAGGATTTTATCTTTTTATCGATCCTCATCAGGATGTATGGTCTCGGTTTACGGGGGGGGACGGAGCTCCTGGTTGGACTTTGGAAGAGTTAGGAATGGATATTTCCAAGATTCAAGGTTCGGAAACCGCGATCGTCCATCATTACCAAGGAAGGCATTATAGAAGAATGTCCTGGCCTCTCAATTATCAAAAATACGTTTGTGGAACGATGTTCTCTTTATTTTTTGGAGGAAGGGAGTTTGCGCCGAACACCAGGATCGATGGAAAGAATGCACAGGACTTTTTACAAGATCACTACATCGATTCCGTGCTCAAGATAGTGCGTAAGCTTAAGAAGTATAAAAACGTGATAGGATTTGATACCTTGAATGAACCTTCTCCCGGATGGATCGGAAAAAAGAATTTGGGAGAGTTCGAAGGGTTCGGATTTGGAAAAGTGATAAAAACTTCTCCGTTCAAAGAGATGTATCTTTCCGAAGGGCGCGCCGTTTCGACGGAACAAGCCTACATGCTCGGATTCTGGAGTTTGCCTTGGGGTAAAGTGCGATTGAACGGCGGGGGAGTTTCTCTTTGGAAACGGGGATACCAGTGTGTTTGGAGAAATCACGGGGTTTGGGACTACGATCCGAACGGTGCCCCGATGATGTTAAAGCCGGAATATTTCCATAGGAAGAATGGAAAAAAATACGAATTCTATTCCCATTTTATGCATCCTTTTATCAAGAAGTTCAAGGAGGCGGTACAGAAGACGGAAAGTCGTTTTCATATCTTTGTGGAAAGTGATCCTTCGAGACTAGAACTGGAATGGAGGGAAGCCTCTAAGAAAAATTACGGCTCCGTAGTCAACGCGACCCATTGGTACGATATATCCGTGTTGATGCTCAAACGTTATTTTCCTTGGTTCGGCGTCCACGTATTCAAGCAAAAACCAGTATTCGGAAAACAGAATATAGATAGGGCTTATGAGGAAACGATTCGAATGATCCGGGAAATGTCCGAAAAAAAAATGGGCAATTGCCCTACAGTAATCGGGGAAACCGGAATTCCCATGGACATCAACCACAGGGTTGCGTATCACAAAAAGGATTATGGGATATTGGAACAAGCACTCGATCGAGTGATGAAGGCCGTGGAAAAAAATTTCGTTCATCTCGCGTTATGGAATTATACTCCCGATCATACTCACAGTTTGGGAGACAGATGGAACGAGGAGGATTTATCGATCTATTCCAAGGACACACCTACTTCGTATGACGAAGACGGGGGTAGGGCTGTGAGGGCATTCAGTCGTCCGTATCCGATTCGAACAAAAGGGTTGCCCGTGGCTTTGTCTTTCGATATGGAAAAGTCTTTATTCAAATATTTCTTTCAACAAGAAGGAAACGTATTGCCGGAAACAGAAATTTTTATCCCGGAAATACATTATAAAAATGGATTTGAAGTTCTGGTCAATGCGGGTGAGTATCACTATGATTCCCGCACCAAAGTATTAAAATTTAAGGGAGAAAAGGGGATTCTACATTATGGAATAACCATTCATCCCTCCAAAAAATCACTTTTCAGGGAACAAGATCGGACTAAAGTGGTCCCCAATACTCAAAAGAGGAATATTAGATGA
- a CDS encoding patatin-like phospholipase family protein, whose protein sequence is MKRALILSGGGARGAYQAGVLRYLEEIQFKPDIICGTSVGAITATAMGCGMNAAEITKLWKSIEAKKVMRYSIWNDLVDIFVKSYSPLTDTTPLKNLLYSYLDFRKLRKNPTEIIITAVNILTAELVFFRNKEIDIEHVMASSAIPMFFPWQYVDGRPHWDGGVMANTPILPVLERGATDIVVVLLSPVGGVDMGLPKTRREGLERAFELSLIGSYQTVMSNLNFEKKKKKGKKSKFTSLLSIPSATRPELKIRTIGPRTSLGFGSILNFSQVQADYLIRRGYEDARIQFGESSAP, encoded by the coding sequence ATGAAGCGTGCCCTTATTTTGTCCGGAGGGGGAGCCCGAGGCGCTTACCAAGCGGGGGTTCTTCGTTATCTGGAGGAAATTCAATTCAAACCGGATATCATCTGCGGTACTTCCGTAGGAGCGATCACCGCGACCGCGATGGGTTGTGGAATGAATGCCGCCGAGATAACGAAACTTTGGAAATCCATCGAAGCCAAAAAAGTGATGCGCTATTCCATCTGGAACGATCTAGTAGACATCTTTGTAAAAAGTTATTCTCCTTTGACTGATACGACGCCTCTCAAGAACTTACTTTATTCTTATTTGGATTTTCGCAAACTTAGAAAAAACCCGACCGAAATTATTATTACCGCGGTTAATATTCTCACCGCGGAACTTGTATTTTTTAGAAACAAGGAAATTGATATAGAACACGTTATGGCCTCTTCGGCGATTCCCATGTTCTTTCCTTGGCAATACGTGGACGGAAGACCTCATTGGGACGGAGGAGTGATGGCAAACACTCCGATCCTTCCAGTTTTGGAACGGGGGGCGACTGACATTGTCGTAGTATTACTTTCTCCTGTTGGAGGGGTCGATATGGGTTTACCGAAGACAAGAAGGGAAGGTTTAGAGAGAGCGTTTGAACTGTCTCTTATTGGTTCGTATCAAACTGTGATGTCCAATTTAAACTTCGAAAAAAAAAAGAAAAAGGGAAAAAAATCCAAGTTCACTTCTCTCTTATCCATTCCGAGCGCGACCCGACCTGAACTGAAGATAAGGACGATCGGTCCTAGAACCTCTCTCGGATTCGGAAGTATCCTAAATTTCTCTCAAGTCCAAGCCGATTATTTGATCCGTCGAGGATACGAGGACGCAAGAATTCAATTCGGGGAATCGAGCGCCCCATAG
- a CDS encoding MFS transporter, which produces MSFRSARNIHVKSETMLIFVLAAVQFTHILDFVIMMPLGTYFQEAFHINPKEFSVLISAYTYSAFVAGIVGVLFIDRFNRKSAAIFLYSGFIVGTAFCAVADSYFFLLIARIISGAFGGILSSVTFAIVGDVIGMERRGRATGAIMGAFSVASVVGVPLGLKVAEYYGWNMSFAGIVLLSLPILVLMNYHLPSIPPFQFAGANPIRNFFRILTYRKYMASYMLIMFVILGGFTVIPFIAPYMERNVGIPKDNIPWIYFFGGLVTFFSSRVIGIVSDKIGKHKVFYILVPLSFIPIFIMTNLGQTSLVNVLILTTVFMVIVSGRWIPALALITSATEPSDRGRFMTVISALQNLASGLGATIGGSILVAASPTSPYQNYEVAGYLAMGFNVITILLISRVKAVS; this is translated from the coding sequence ATGTCTTTTCGTTCTGCCCGTAACATCCACGTCAAATCTGAAACAATGCTAATCTTTGTGTTGGCGGCCGTTCAATTCACTCATATTCTCGATTTTGTAATTATGATGCCGCTTGGAACTTATTTTCAGGAAGCGTTTCATATCAATCCGAAAGAATTTTCCGTTCTCATTTCCGCATATACCTACAGCGCGTTTGTAGCCGGAATCGTAGGCGTACTTTTTATAGATCGTTTCAATCGGAAATCTGCGGCGATTTTTTTGTACTCTGGTTTTATCGTGGGAACCGCTTTTTGCGCGGTTGCGGATTCGTATTTTTTTCTTTTGATTGCGAGAATTATTTCCGGTGCATTCGGGGGAATTTTAAGTTCCGTTACCTTTGCGATCGTAGGGGACGTGATTGGGATGGAGCGCAGGGGAAGGGCGACCGGTGCGATTATGGGAGCTTTTTCCGTTGCTTCTGTGGTCGGAGTTCCCTTGGGACTCAAAGTGGCGGAGTATTACGGATGGAATATGTCTTTTGCCGGAATTGTCCTTTTGAGTCTTCCGATTTTGGTTCTGATGAATTATCATCTTCCGAGTATTCCTCCATTTCAATTTGCGGGGGCCAATCCGATCCGAAATTTTTTTCGGATTCTTACGTATAGGAAGTACATGGCTTCTTATATGCTCATTATGTTCGTGATTCTCGGTGGCTTTACTGTGATTCCGTTTATCGCGCCTTATATGGAAAGAAATGTTGGGATCCCTAAGGACAACATTCCTTGGATTTATTTCTTCGGCGGCCTTGTTACGTTCTTTTCTTCCAGAGTAATCGGAATCGTTTCGGATAAGATTGGAAAACACAAGGTATTCTATATTCTGGTTCCCTTATCTTTCATTCCGATCTTTATCATGACCAACCTCGGGCAGACTTCGCTTGTGAATGTTCTGATTCTCACTACCGTTTTTATGGTAATCGTATCGGGAAGGTGGATCCCTGCTTTGGCCTTGATAACATCTGCGACGGAACCGAGCGATCGAGGACGTTTTATGACGGTGATCTCGGCTTTGCAAAATCTCGCTTCCGGACTCGGAGCTACGATTGGAGGAAGTATTCTTGTCGCTGCAAGCCCAACTTCTCCCTACCAAAACTACGAAGTGGCGGGATATCTGGCGATGGGATTTAATGTAATCACGATTCTACTGATTTCAAGGGTTAAGGCGGTTTCTTGA